One window of Schistocerca cancellata isolate TAMUIC-IGC-003103 chromosome 9, iqSchCanc2.1, whole genome shotgun sequence genomic DNA carries:
- the LOC126101194 gene encoding saposin-like protein 11 → MYCREQNRICGNHCVVDDSVVDDFVVSIVDVPIVDVPVVDVPVVDVPVVDVPVVDVPIVDVSVVDVPIVDVPIVDVSVVDVPVVDVPVVDDTVVDVPVVDVPVADVPVVDIPVVDVPVVDDTVVDVPVVDVPVVDVPVVDVPVVDVPVVDVSVVDVTVVDVPVVDVTVVDVPVVDVPVVDAPVVDVSFFTFHEISVVDVLCVDVPIVNVSVVDVPVAVVDVPVVDDPIVDDSVADE, encoded by the exons ATGTACTGCAGGGAGCAAAACCGGATATGTGGAAATC ACTGCGTGGTTGATGATTCTGTTGTTGATGATTTTGTCGTTTCCATCGTCGACGTTCCCATCGTCGACGTTCCCGTCGTCGATGTTCCCGTCGTCGATGTTCCCGTCGTCGATGTTCCTGTGGTCGACGTTCCCATCGTCGACGTTTCCGTCGTCGATGTTCCCATCGTCGATGTTCCCATCGTCGACGTTTCCGTCGTCGATGTTCCCGTCGTCGATGTTCCCGTCGTCGATGACACCGTCGTCGATGTACCCGTCGTCGATGTACCCGTCGCCGATGTACCAGTCGTCGATATACCCGTCGTCGATGTTCCCGTCGTCGATGACACCGTCGTCGATGTTCCCGTCGTCGATGTGCCCGTGGTCGACGTTCCCGTCGTCGATGTACCTGTCGTCGATGTTCCCGTCGTCGATGTTTCCGTCGTCGATGTTACCGTCGTCGACGTTCCCGTCGTCGATGTCACCGTCGTTGATGTTCCCGTCGTCGATGTTCCCGTCGTCGACGCTCCTGTAGTCGATGTTTCATTTTTCACCTTCCACGAGATTTCTGTCGTCGATGTTCTTTGCGTCGATGTTCCCATCGTCAATGTTTCCGTCGTCGACGTTCCCGTCGCCGTCGTCGATGTCCCTGTCGTCGACGATCCCATCGTAGATGATTCTGTAGCTGATGAGTGA